A genomic segment from Alistipes senegalensis JC50 encodes:
- a CDS encoding TPM domain-containing protein, whose translation MRKIAILCLLLVGALPALAGSYRPDEIPNVQRMDRRRYVSNPDGILSAGAVARIDSLCASLRERGLAQVAVVAVDDIEGGDAFSFAVELFRSWGVGSAESDNGLGILLVKELREIRFVTGGGLEGILPDALCKRIQLNYMLPAFREGDYSAGMVAGVEAAAAVLEGGEADLSGDGGELPAWMIFVIVVGFIVGPLGLVLAVYYARRRCPKCHKFTLRQDSQRVLSVTHNYRLVEYTYVCPNCGAVVKRQARNLRDDNFGGGAGGGTIIGGGFGRGSGGGFGGGFGGGSFGGGGAGSRW comes from the coding sequence ATGAGAAAGATTGCGATCCTTTGTCTGCTGCTCGTCGGCGCGCTGCCCGCCCTTGCGGGAAGCTACCGCCCGGACGAGATTCCCAATGTCCAGCGCATGGACCGGCGACGCTATGTCTCGAATCCCGACGGCATTCTCTCCGCGGGAGCCGTGGCGCGCATCGACTCCCTCTGTGCGTCGCTGCGCGAACGGGGGCTTGCGCAGGTGGCGGTCGTCGCTGTCGATGACATTGAGGGCGGCGACGCTTTTTCGTTCGCCGTCGAACTGTTCCGCAGCTGGGGCGTGGGCTCGGCCGAGAGCGACAACGGACTGGGCATCCTGCTGGTGAAGGAACTGCGCGAAATACGCTTCGTCACGGGCGGCGGATTGGAGGGAATCCTTCCCGATGCGCTCTGCAAACGCATACAACTCAATTATATGCTTCCTGCCTTCCGCGAGGGGGATTACAGCGCGGGCATGGTCGCGGGCGTCGAGGCTGCGGCCGCGGTGCTCGAAGGGGGCGAGGCGGACCTCAGCGGCGACGGCGGCGAACTTCCGGCGTGGATGATCTTCGTGATCGTCGTCGGATTCATCGTGGGGCCGCTGGGACTGGTGCTGGCGGTCTATTACGCCCGGCGCCGCTGCCCGAAGTGCCATAAATTCACCTTGCGGCAGGATTCCCAGCGGGTGCTGAGCGTCACGCACAACTACCGGCTGGTGGAGTATACCTATGTATGTCCGAATTGCGGCGCCGTGGTGAAACGGCAGGCCCGAAACCTCCGCGACGACAACTTCGGCGGGGGAGCGGGCGGCGGCACGATCATCGGCGGCGGCTTCGGACGCGGTTCGGGCGGAGGTTTCGGCGGCGGCTTCGGGGGTGGTTCCTTCGGTGGCGGCGGCGCCGGTTCGAGATGGTAA
- a CDS encoding LemA family protein — translation MKKWIWIGAVAVVVIFFYATYNGFVNKEEGLKGAWADVETQYQRRADLIPNLVSTVKGYAAHETQTLNDVTEARARATSINLSADDLTPEKLAQFQQAQAQVRSALGRLIAVSESYPDLKANQNFLELQAQLEGTENRIAVARKDFNEKARAYNVAVRRFPANLVAGMFGFEQKPYFESSEGSEAAPQVTF, via the coding sequence ATGAAAAAATGGATTTGGATCGGCGCAGTCGCCGTGGTGGTGATCTTCTTTTATGCGACCTACAATGGCTTCGTGAACAAGGAGGAGGGGCTCAAAGGCGCCTGGGCCGATGTCGAGACGCAGTACCAGCGCCGTGCCGACCTGATTCCCAATCTGGTCAGCACCGTGAAGGGCTATGCGGCCCACGAGACGCAGACGCTGAACGACGTGACCGAAGCGCGCGCCCGGGCTACGTCGATCAACCTTTCGGCCGACGACCTGACGCCCGAGAAACTCGCGCAGTTCCAGCAAGCGCAGGCGCAGGTGCGCTCGGCGCTGGGGCGTCTGATCGCCGTGTCGGAGAGCTATCCCGACCTGAAGGCCAATCAGAATTTCCTCGAATTGCAGGCCCAGCTCGAAGGCACCGAGAACCGGATCGCCGTCGCCCGCAAGGATTTCAACGAAAAGGCGCGGGCCTATAACGTCGCCGTGCGCCGTTTTCCGGCGAATCTGGTGGCCGGGATGTTCGGCTTCGAACAGAAGCCCTATTTCGAGTCTTCCGAAGGCTCGGAAGCCGCTCCGCAGGTGACTTTCTAA
- a CDS encoding DMT family transporter yields MISERSRGYVLGAVAAASYGLNPLFALPLYEAGMEPDSVLFYRYVLAVVMLGALMLFRRQSFALARRDILPLAAMGLLFSVSSLLLFQSYNLMDAGIASTILFVYPVMVAVIMAVGFHERITAATVFSIVLACTGIALLYKGGDGATLSLAGVLLVFLSALAYAIYIVGVNRSSLKNLPTEKLTFYSLLFGSLVYVVRLQGGADLQAVPSPLMWINAVSLALFPTIVSLVTMAGAIRRIGSTPTAILGALEPVTALFFGVMVFGERFTLRIGVGVALILVAVTLIIAGRSIRIPTSVTHLARWIARPRLPRWAVRWAHRLPLPRIRRRG; encoded by the coding sequence ATGATCTCCGAACGTTCGCGCGGCTATGTGCTGGGGGCCGTGGCCGCGGCCAGTTACGGGCTCAATCCGCTCTTCGCGCTGCCCCTCTACGAGGCGGGCATGGAGCCGGATTCGGTCCTTTTCTACCGTTATGTGCTGGCTGTGGTGATGCTGGGGGCGCTGATGCTCTTCCGGCGGCAGTCGTTCGCCCTCGCGCGGCGCGACATTCTGCCGCTGGCGGCGATGGGACTGTTGTTTTCGGTGTCGTCGCTGCTGCTTTTCCAGAGCTACAACCTCATGGACGCGGGCATCGCCTCGACCATTCTGTTCGTCTATCCGGTGATGGTCGCCGTCATCATGGCCGTCGGCTTCCACGAGCGGATCACGGCCGCCACGGTTTTCTCGATCGTCCTGGCCTGCACGGGCATCGCCCTGCTTTACAAAGGGGGCGACGGCGCGACGCTCAGCCTCGCGGGCGTGCTGCTGGTCTTCCTCTCGGCGCTCGCCTATGCGATCTACATCGTCGGCGTCAACCGTTCGTCGCTCAAAAACCTTCCGACCGAGAAACTCACCTTTTACAGCCTCCTGTTCGGGTCGCTGGTCTATGTCGTGCGGCTGCAGGGCGGCGCTGATTTGCAGGCCGTTCCTTCGCCTCTGATGTGGATCAACGCCGTTTCGCTGGCGCTGTTCCCGACGATCGTCTCGCTGGTGACGATGGCCGGGGCCATCCGCCGCATCGGCTCCACGCCCACGGCGATCCTCGGGGCGCTGGAACCCGTCACGGCGTTGTTCTTCGGCGTCATGGTCTTCGGCGAGCGTTTCACGCTGCGTATCGGTGTCGGCGTGGCGCTGATCCTCGTCGCCGTGACGCTCATCATCGCGGGCCGGTCGATCCGCATCCCCACCTCTGTCACCCACCTGGCCCGCTGGATAGCCCGCCCGCGGCTGCCGCGCTGGGCCGTGCGCTGGGCGCACCGTCTACCGCTGCCGCGCATCCGCCGCCGCGGCTGA
- a CDS encoding outer membrane beta-barrel protein: protein MKRAILLIVILASVASRLSAARLCPSTGRVVDEQGNAVEYATVVLLKGAEQVAGRTTDARGRFELKAAPGDYTLQIQFLGFDPVTKAVRVEADNDLGVFVMRASATGIESVVVKAQLVRREADRFVVDVANAPAAIGKDGIELLERAPGVWIDGEKISINGKSGSKIYVNDRELRMEPEQLLTYLRSLRAEEIRKIEVVPVTGADYDADSAGGVIRITLKKRRENGIDGSVAYNTTQSGITDRHNPSANINVHSGRADLYASAWGSFGSDRTITDEQTLYNAADKSLSAHSEMKGRTRSFGASAGTVVEIAPRHSIGAEFEYWRNRDGEPNDTYTDFRTADETVRTESRFDNRNHRDNYSATFNYIWKIDTLGSTLKLLADYTRRETDTRNDNESRITAPGSVLDSVYRDNATSLYDIAAATLALEKHFSPRWSLKAGAKYTRNDMRNDALYEYRRGDAWLRNERQSFTINYTENIAAAYAIASAKLGAVSFVAGVRGEYTHTTGKGVGQDYFSLFPNASLSWSVSEQKGWSLIAQYARAIERPRFWSLSPQRMQLSDYTYQTGNPSLDPSFKHDVSLTLVAAHKYTLTAGVQIVNDEIQQTMKADSENPDLLQVAWVNYDATKGYYLSVNLPFQPAKWWQLNADITYMRRGQRVEQHGAEEFFDWGFVNLSTTLTLPAKFYIDLSYRYQSRVDLGNCWVNPDHRLQAGVKKRFGDRFTASFSVQNLLDQGQVIGARGDGFVRTVDARQTWSNRTYRIGVTWNFKSGKAFKRKAVEAGSADEKSRL, encoded by the coding sequence ATGAAAAGAGCAATCCTCCTCATCGTCATTCTGGCTTCGGTCGCAAGCCGACTCTCCGCGGCCCGTCTTTGCCCTTCGACGGGGCGCGTGGTGGATGAACAGGGCAACGCCGTCGAATATGCGACGGTCGTGCTGCTGAAAGGCGCAGAGCAGGTGGCGGGCCGGACGACCGACGCCCGGGGACGGTTCGAACTGAAGGCCGCACCGGGCGACTACACGCTGCAAATTCAGTTCCTCGGGTTCGACCCCGTGACGAAAGCGGTGCGCGTGGAGGCGGACAACGATCTGGGCGTATTCGTGATGCGGGCCTCGGCCACCGGCATCGAGAGCGTGGTGGTGAAGGCTCAGCTGGTGCGGCGCGAGGCGGACCGCTTCGTGGTCGATGTGGCCAACGCCCCGGCGGCCATCGGCAAGGACGGCATCGAACTGCTCGAACGGGCGCCCGGCGTCTGGATCGACGGCGAAAAGATCTCGATCAACGGCAAAAGCGGCTCGAAAATCTACGTCAACGACCGGGAGCTGCGCATGGAGCCCGAACAGCTGCTGACCTACCTGCGGTCGCTCCGGGCCGAGGAGATTCGGAAAATCGAGGTCGTGCCCGTGACGGGCGCCGACTACGACGCCGACTCGGCGGGCGGCGTGATCCGCATCACGCTCAAAAAGCGCCGCGAGAACGGCATCGACGGCTCGGTAGCGTACAACACGACGCAGTCGGGCATCACCGACCGCCACAATCCCTCGGCCAACATCAACGTCCACTCGGGCCGCGCGGACCTCTACGCCTCGGCGTGGGGATCTTTCGGGAGCGACAGAACGATCACCGACGAGCAAACGCTCTACAATGCGGCGGACAAGTCGCTCAGCGCCCATTCGGAAATGAAGGGCCGCACCCGCAGCTTCGGGGCCAGCGCCGGGACGGTCGTCGAGATCGCCCCGCGGCACAGCATCGGCGCAGAATTCGAATACTGGCGCAACCGCGACGGAGAGCCCAACGACACCTACACCGATTTCCGGACGGCGGACGAGACGGTCCGCACGGAGAGCCGGTTCGACAACCGCAACCACCGGGACAACTATTCGGCGACGTTCAACTACATCTGGAAGATCGACACGCTGGGCTCGACGCTCAAGCTGCTGGCCGACTACACGCGCCGCGAAACCGACACCCGGAACGACAACGAGAGCCGCATCACGGCCCCCGGAAGCGTCCTCGACTCGGTCTACCGCGACAACGCCACGAGCCTCTACGACATCGCCGCGGCGACGCTGGCCCTCGAAAAGCACTTTTCGCCCCGCTGGTCGCTGAAAGCCGGCGCCAAATACACCCGCAACGACATGCGCAACGACGCGCTCTACGAATACCGCAGGGGCGACGCATGGCTGCGCAACGAGCGGCAGAGCTTCACGATCAACTACACGGAAAACATCGCGGCGGCCTACGCCATCGCCTCGGCGAAACTCGGCGCCGTGAGCTTCGTGGCGGGAGTGCGCGGCGAGTACACCCACACGACGGGAAAAGGCGTCGGGCAGGACTATTTCTCACTCTTCCCCAACGCCAGCCTCTCCTGGAGCGTCTCGGAGCAGAAAGGCTGGTCGCTGATCGCCCAGTACGCCCGGGCCATCGAGCGTCCGCGGTTCTGGAGCCTCAGTCCCCAGCGGATGCAGCTCTCGGACTACACCTACCAGACCGGAAATCCGTCGCTCGACCCGTCGTTCAAGCACGACGTGAGCCTGACGCTGGTGGCCGCCCACAAATACACCCTCACGGCGGGCGTGCAGATCGTGAACGACGAAATCCAGCAGACGATGAAGGCCGACTCCGAAAACCCCGACCTGCTGCAAGTGGCCTGGGTCAACTACGACGCCACGAAAGGCTATTACCTCTCGGTCAACCTCCCGTTCCAGCCCGCGAAGTGGTGGCAGCTGAACGCCGACATCACCTACATGCGCCGCGGACAGCGCGTCGAACAGCACGGCGCCGAGGAGTTCTTCGACTGGGGATTCGTCAACCTCTCGACGACCCTCACCCTCCCGGCGAAATTCTACATCGACCTCTCCTACCGCTACCAGAGCCGGGTGGATCTGGGCAACTGCTGGGTGAATCCCGACCACCGGCTGCAAGCCGGCGTCAAGAAACGCTTCGGCGACCGTTTCACCGCCTCGTTCTCGGTGCAGAATCTGCTGGACCAGGGGCAGGTGATCGGAGCCCGCGGCGATGGGTTCGTCCGCACGGTGGACGCCCGGCAGACGTGGAGCAACCGTACGTATCGCATCGGGGTGACGTGGAACTTCAAATCGGGCAAAGCCTTCAAGCGCAAGGCCGTCGAGGCGGGTTCGGCCGACGAAAAGAGCCGTCTGTAA
- a CDS encoding lysophospholipid acyltransferase family protein, whose amino-acid sequence MLSALYYLFLVLLCTFFMILSALALVLCYPFDKGRRVVHELSRILVRIFFFIPPFWRQKVIGRELIDRKKRYVIVINHNTVIDIPALYYIPLNFRWVSKREVFKTLFFGQYLVLHGDICIDRGRAAEALEQMVRDGRMWISRGASVAVFPEGTRSKNGEIGRFKAGAFTLAKEAGVDILPVVMDGTKTLIRKNLAFNWGNRITLRVLPPVPASEVAATETHELMQTVRERMCEALAEIRTESAMQNS is encoded by the coding sequence ATGTTGAGTGCCTTATACTACCTTTTTCTGGTGCTTTTGTGCACCTTTTTCATGATTTTGTCGGCCCTTGCGCTGGTCCTCTGCTATCCGTTCGACAAGGGCCGCCGCGTGGTGCACGAACTGTCGCGCATACTGGTGCGGATTTTTTTCTTCATTCCGCCCTTCTGGCGGCAGAAGGTCATCGGCCGGGAGCTGATCGACCGGAAGAAACGCTATGTCATCGTCATCAACCACAACACGGTGATCGACATCCCGGCGCTCTACTACATTCCGCTGAATTTCCGCTGGGTGTCGAAGCGCGAGGTCTTCAAGACGCTCTTCTTCGGGCAGTACCTCGTGTTGCACGGCGACATCTGCATCGACCGCGGCCGCGCCGCCGAGGCGTTGGAACAGATGGTCCGCGACGGGCGGATGTGGATTTCGCGCGGGGCTTCGGTGGCCGTCTTTCCCGAGGGCACGCGCTCGAAGAACGGCGAGATCGGGCGCTTCAAGGCCGGGGCCTTCACCCTGGCCAAAGAGGCCGGCGTGGATATTCTCCCGGTGGTGATGGACGGCACCAAGACGCTGATCCGCAAGAACCTGGCTTTCAACTGGGGCAACCGGATCACGCTCCGCGTGCTGCCTCCCGTTCCGGCCTCGGAGGTCGCCGCGACGGAGACCCACGAGTTGATGCAGACGGTCCGCGAGCGGATGTGCGAGGCTTTGGCCGAGATAAGAACTGAAAGCGCAATGCAAAATTCATAA
- a CDS encoding DNA topoisomerase IV subunit B, translated as MADLLNTNADNYGDDAIVTLSPREHIRLRPGMYVGTVGDGSQPDEALYVLIKEVVDNSIDEFIMGAGKQIDITIADKVVTVRDYGRGIPLKSLSVAVGQMNTGGKYGSDAFKKTVGMNGVGVKAVNMLSSEFTARSVRDGEARTVTFSKGLEVSDKWESGVHEKNGTFISYRVDEEIFGEYAYNLEYVEQKIRNYSYLNLGLTLNFNGKSYVSRNGLLDLVNDNLTEEPLYPPIHLTGDDIEVVITHGTGYGESYDSFVNGQHTIHGGTHQVALRAAVAKTVKEFYHKDYDPSDIRTSIMAAISVKVSNPVFENQQKTKFGSREIEPGVSVNAFVGDFLAKHLDDYLHKHPETAQILQKKIVENEKERKAISGIQKKARETAKKVSLNNKKLRDCKIHRTDKNELAEQSMIFITEGNSASGSITKSRDVRTQAVFSLRGKPLNCYGLTKKVVYENEEFNLLQAALNIEEDMDNLRYNKVVIATDADVDGMHIRLLMMTFFLQFFPEVIRQGHLFVLQTPLFRVRNKKETIYCYSEEERLKAVGRCGANAEITRFKGLGEISPDEFREFIGENMRLDKVRITKDDPIHDLLEFYMGKNTYERQGFIIDNLRIEEDLIEQDLAIN; from the coding sequence ATGGCAGATTTACTCAATACCAACGCAGACAACTACGGCGACGACGCCATTGTGACCCTCTCTCCGCGGGAGCATATCCGGTTGCGCCCGGGCATGTATGTCGGCACAGTGGGCGACGGTTCGCAGCCCGACGAGGCGCTCTACGTGCTTATCAAGGAGGTCGTTGACAACTCGATCGACGAGTTCATCATGGGCGCGGGCAAGCAGATCGACATCACGATCGCCGACAAGGTGGTCACGGTGCGCGACTACGGCCGCGGCATCCCCCTCAAATCGCTCTCGGTGGCCGTCGGGCAGATGAACACGGGCGGCAAGTACGGAAGCGACGCCTTCAAAAAGACGGTCGGCATGAACGGCGTGGGCGTCAAGGCCGTGAACATGCTTTCGAGCGAATTCACGGCCCGTTCGGTGCGCGACGGCGAAGCCCGCACGGTGACCTTCTCCAAAGGGCTGGAGGTCAGCGACAAGTGGGAGAGCGGCGTTCACGAAAAGAACGGCACGTTCATTTCGTACCGCGTCGATGAGGAGATTTTCGGCGAATACGCCTACAACCTCGAATACGTCGAGCAGAAGATCCGCAATTACAGCTACCTGAACCTGGGGCTTACGCTCAACTTCAACGGCAAGAGCTACGTGTCGAGGAACGGCCTGCTGGACCTGGTGAACGACAACCTGACCGAGGAGCCGCTCTATCCCCCGATCCACCTCACGGGCGACGACATCGAGGTGGTCATCACCCACGGCACGGGCTACGGCGAGAGCTACGACTCGTTCGTCAACGGACAGCACACCATTCACGGAGGTACGCACCAGGTGGCGCTGCGCGCGGCGGTCGCCAAGACCGTCAAGGAGTTCTACCACAAGGACTACGACCCGTCGGACATCCGTACGTCGATCATGGCGGCCATCTCGGTCAAGGTTTCCAATCCGGTGTTCGAGAACCAGCAGAAGACCAAGTTCGGATCGCGCGAGATCGAGCCGGGGGTGTCGGTCAATGCGTTCGTGGGCGACTTTCTGGCGAAGCACCTCGACGACTACTTGCACAAGCACCCCGAGACGGCGCAGATTCTCCAGAAGAAGATCGTCGAGAACGAGAAGGAGCGCAAGGCGATTTCGGGCATCCAGAAGAAGGCCCGCGAGACGGCCAAGAAGGTGAGCCTGAACAACAAGAAACTGCGCGACTGCAAGATACACCGCACGGACAAGAACGAGTTGGCCGAGCAGTCGATGATCTTCATCACGGAGGGTAACTCCGCGTCGGGTTCGATCACCAAGAGCCGCGACGTGCGCACGCAGGCGGTCTTTTCGCTGCGCGGCAAGCCGCTGAACTGCTACGGGCTTACGAAGAAGGTGGTCTACGAGAACGAGGAGTTCAACCTGTTGCAGGCGGCGCTGAACATCGAGGAGGACATGGACAACCTGCGTTACAACAAGGTCGTGATCGCCACCGATGCCGATGTCGATGGCATGCACATCCGCCTGCTGATGATGACTTTCTTCTTGCAGTTCTTCCCCGAGGTGATCCGCCAGGGGCATCTGTTCGTGCTTCAGACGCCGCTGTTCCGCGTGCGCAACAAGAAGGAGACGATCTACTGCTACTCCGAGGAGGAGCGGTTGAAGGCCGTGGGGAGATGCGGCGCCAACGCCGAGATCACGCGTTTCAAAGGTCTGGGCGAAATATCTCCCGACGAGTTCCGGGAGTTCATCGGCGAGAACATGCGTCTGGACAAGGTGCGCATCACCAAGGACGATCCGATCCACGACCTGCTGGAGTTTTACATGGGTAAGAATACGTATGAGCGTCAGGGCTTCATTATCGACAACCTGCGCATTGAGGAGGACCTTATCGAACAGGACCTTGCGATTAATTGA
- a CDS encoding DNA gyrase/topoisomerase IV subunit A produces the protein MAEENDKTGRDEALNEDTSTPETAVDAAEETPVAEAPAKAGKFDRLTQEEVGVRKLTGMYKNWFLDYASYVILERAVPHVEDGLKPVQRRILHAMKVVDDGRYNKVANLVGQTMQYHPHGDASIKDALVQLGQKDLLIDCQGNWGNILTGDEAAAARYIEARLSKFALDVVFNKKTTEWMLSYDGRKEEPVTLPIKFPLLLAQGSDGIAVGLASKILPHNFVELINACIAHLEGREFQLYPDFPTGGMADVSRYNDGLRGGAVKVRAKISKIDKRTLAITEIPYTTTTESIKDSIIKANDKGKIKIRKVDDNTADKVEIVIQVAPDESSDKTIDALYAFTDCEVSISPNSCVIWDEKPHFLGVSEILRRSAEHTKSLLGLELKIKLGELNEAWHAASLERIFIENKLYQLIEGCKSREEAYTAVDKGLEPFKKQLRREVTLEDVQRLTELKFIRISRYDSDKADNEIKQIEEDIKATQYDLDHLTEYAVAYYERIRDKYGKGRERRTELREFDSIEATKVAVTNAKLYVDRAEGFFGIGKSMKDAELVCDCSDIDDVIVFTKDGRYVITKVSDKAFFDKNIYYIGVFKRNDDRTIYNVLYRDGKNGAIMMKRCAIKGITRDKEYDITKGTPKSEILYMSVNPNGEAEVLKVYFKPRPRLKKVIVDLDFSTLAIKGRQSQGNLFSRYGIHKIVLKERGTSTLGGQNIWFDEDVRRLNADGRGKLLGEFKGDDKLIVWTSKNQYYITGYDLMQHFPDDTVRVARYESDRVYSLCYYDRDQQYYYMKRFTAEMSDKTQDFLDADADFICVTDRAGAQLEITYKGAHASRPADLIDVDEFVGVKSHRAKGKRLTTYDVAALRMIEPELPPEPEPADEEGVDGDQLTDASGDASQDSVAEAKTVESAAPKANPAAKPASEKASADHSPAGTIVGDVEFEIERAKGDADEVIDPEQLNLF, from the coding sequence ATGGCGGAAGAAAACGATAAGACGGGGCGCGACGAAGCGCTCAACGAGGATACCTCGACGCCCGAAACCGCAGTCGATGCGGCGGAAGAGACGCCTGTCGCCGAAGCTCCGGCCAAGGCGGGCAAGTTCGACCGCCTGACGCAGGAGGAGGTGGGCGTGCGCAAGCTGACGGGCATGTATAAGAACTGGTTCCTGGACTACGCTTCGTACGTGATCCTCGAACGCGCCGTGCCGCACGTCGAAGACGGTCTGAAACCCGTACAGCGGCGTATCCTCCACGCGATGAAGGTCGTGGACGACGGCCGTTACAACAAGGTCGCCAACCTCGTGGGGCAGACCATGCAGTACCACCCGCACGGCGATGCGTCGATCAAGGATGCGTTGGTGCAGCTGGGGCAGAAAGACCTGCTGATCGACTGTCAGGGCAACTGGGGCAATATCCTCACGGGCGACGAGGCCGCCGCGGCCCGATATATCGAGGCGCGGCTGTCGAAATTCGCCCTCGACGTGGTTTTCAACAAGAAGACGACGGAGTGGATGCTCTCGTACGACGGCCGCAAGGAGGAGCCCGTGACGCTGCCGATCAAATTCCCGCTGCTGCTGGCGCAGGGTTCGGACGGTATCGCCGTGGGGCTGGCGTCGAAAATCCTGCCCCACAACTTCGTGGAGCTGATCAACGCCTGCATCGCCCACCTCGAAGGGCGCGAGTTCCAGCTCTATCCCGACTTCCCGACGGGCGGCATGGCCGACGTGAGCCGTTACAACGACGGACTGCGGGGCGGCGCCGTGAAGGTCCGGGCGAAGATCTCGAAGATCGACAAACGCACGCTGGCCATCACCGAGATTCCCTATACCACGACCACCGAGTCGATCAAGGATTCGATCATCAAGGCCAACGACAAGGGCAAGATCAAGATCCGCAAGGTCGATGACAATACGGCCGACAAGGTCGAGATCGTCATTCAGGTCGCCCCCGACGAATCGTCGGACAAGACCATCGACGCCCTGTATGCTTTCACCGACTGCGAGGTGTCGATCTCCCCGAACTCGTGCGTGATCTGGGACGAGAAGCCGCATTTCCTGGGCGTCTCGGAGATTCTGCGCCGTTCGGCCGAGCACACCAAGTCGCTGTTGGGGCTCGAATTGAAGATCAAGCTCGGGGAGTTGAACGAGGCGTGGCACGCCGCGTCGTTGGAACGCATCTTCATCGAGAACAAGCTCTACCAGCTGATCGAGGGTTGCAAGAGCCGCGAGGAGGCATATACTGCTGTCGATAAGGGCTTGGAACCCTTTAAGAAACAGCTGCGACGTGAAGTGACGCTTGAGGACGTGCAGCGCCTTACGGAGTTGAAGTTTATCCGCATCTCGCGTTACGATTCGGACAAGGCCGACAACGAGATCAAACAGATCGAGGAGGACATCAAGGCCACGCAGTACGATCTGGACCACCTGACCGAATACGCCGTCGCCTACTACGAGCGCATCCGCGACAAGTACGGCAAGGGCCGGGAGCGCCGCACGGAGCTGCGCGAGTTCGATTCGATCGAGGCCACGAAGGTCGCTGTGACCAACGCCAAACTCTACGTCGATCGCGCCGAGGGTTTCTTCGGCATCGGCAAGTCGATGAAGGACGCCGAGCTGGTCTGCGACTGCTCGGACATCGACGACGTGATCGTCTTCACGAAGGACGGGCGTTACGTCATCACGAAGGTTTCGGACAAGGCTTTCTTCGACAAGAACATCTACTATATCGGGGTTTTCAAACGCAACGACGACCGCACGATTTACAACGTCCTCTACCGCGACGGCAAGAACGGCGCGATTATGATGAAGCGCTGCGCCATCAAGGGCATCACGCGCGACAAGGAGTACGACATCACCAAGGGAACACCCAAGAGCGAGATTCTGTATATGTCTGTGAATCCGAACGGTGAGGCTGAGGTGCTGAAGGTTTACTTCAAGCCCCGTCCGCGCCTGAAAAAGGTGATCGTGGACCTCGATTTCTCGACCCTCGCCATCAAGGGACGCCAGAGCCAAGGCAACCTTTTCTCGCGCTACGGTATCCACAAGATCGTGTTGAAGGAGCGCGGCACCTCGACGCTCGGCGGGCAGAACATCTGGTTCGACGAGGATGTCCGCCGTCTGAACGCCGACGGCCGCGGAAAGCTGCTGGGCGAATTCAAGGGCGACGACAAGCTGATCGTGTGGACCTCCAAGAACCAGTACTACATCACGGGTTACGACCTTATGCAGCACTTCCCCGACGACACCGTGCGCGTGGCGCGTTACGAATCCGACCGGGTTTACAGTCTGTGCTATTACGACCGCGACCAGCAGTACTACTACATGAAGCGCTTCACGGCCGAAATGTCGGACAAGACGCAGGATTTCCTGGATGCCGACGCCGATTTCATCTGCGTGACGGACCGTGCCGGCGCTCAGCTGGAGATCACCTATAAGGGGGCGCACGCTTCGCGGCCCGCAGACCTCATCGACGTTGACGAATTCGTGGGCGTCAAGAGCCACCGCGCCAAGGGCAAGCGCCTGACGACTTACGATGTCGCCGCATTGCGGATGATCGAACCCGAGCTTCCTCCCGAGCCGGAACCGGCTGACGAAGAGGGTGTTGATGGCGATCAGCTGACGGATGCTTCCGGTGATGCGTCGCAAGATTCTGTCGCCGAGGCAAAAACGGTTGAATCCGCCGCTCCGAAAGCGAATCCGGCGGCGAAACCCGCTTCGGAAAAAGCCTCGGCGGACCACTCCCCGGCCGGAACGATCGTCGGGGACGTGGAGTTCGAGATCGAGCGGGCCAAAGGCGATGCCGACGAGGTGATCGACCCCGAGCAACTGAATCTTTTCTAA
- a CDS encoding shikimate kinase, translating to MKPLFLVGYMGCGKSTLGRKLARRLGIPYADTDALVEEREGASVSDVFRYEGEQRFREVEREVLDRVIGEGAVPVVSTGGGLPTWSDNMARMNAAGCTVYLRRSAEQIARRLSPYGRRKRPRLQGLNDEELVAFMERDMAAREPFYAQASLIVDCDLLSDEEVVECILARLKDGL from the coding sequence ATGAAACCCCTCTTTCTGGTTGGTTACATGGGGTGCGGCAAGAGCACCCTCGGACGCAAGCTGGCGCGGCGTCTCGGCATTCCGTATGCCGACACCGACGCGTTGGTCGAGGAGCGCGAGGGGGCGTCGGTCTCCGACGTTTTCCGCTACGAGGGCGAGCAGCGGTTCCGGGAGGTCGAGCGCGAGGTGCTGGACCGCGTGATCGGCGAGGGCGCCGTTCCGGTGGTCTCCACGGGCGGGGGACTGCCCACGTGGAGCGACAACATGGCCCGGATGAATGCCGCGGGCTGCACGGTCTACCTGCGCCGTTCGGCGGAGCAGATCGCCCGCCGCCTGAGCCCCTACGGACGCCGCAAGCGGCCTCGCCTGCAAGGGCTGAACGACGAGGAGCTGGTGGCCTTCATGGAGCGCGATATGGCTGCCCGGGAGCCTTTCTATGCGCAGGCGTCGCTGATCGTCGATTGCGACCTGCTTTCCGACGAGGAGGTGGTGGAGTGTATTTTGGCCCGGCTGAAAGACGGGCTTTGA